A window from Rana temporaria chromosome 8, aRanTem1.1, whole genome shotgun sequence encodes these proteins:
- the LOC120910367 gene encoding olfactory receptor 50-like, with amino-acid sequence MEECSNSTGNMFFISAISVSETGQYLLLTAVLLVYLMTVLGNVIIALLVCLVSHLHTPMYFFLSNLAISDIIFVSATLPKLLSILLTHDHRMSFSACVTQVYFFSLSGSCDIFLLTSMSFDRYVAICKPFQYSLLMSKDTYISLALSTWLISVTNATINALSASLLSFCLTQNVDHFFCDQKALYAITSSDVKGRYILMLCQDVVLASFPFLLIMTSYMFIISTILKIRSSEGRLKAYSSCTSHLTTVILFYGPVIILYGKPESEGSKELDKLLTLLYMAVVPMLNPFVYTLRNKDILNAIRNMKRKWNLIFIK; translated from the coding sequence ATGGAGGAATGCTCTAACAGTACTGGAAACATGTTCTTCATTTCAGCAATTTCTGTCTCTGAAACTGGACAATATCTTCTTCTCACTGCAGTTCTATTGGTGTATCTGATGACTGTACTTGGAAACGTAATCATTGCTCTACTGGTGTGTCTGGTTTCCCACCTTCATACCCCAATGTATTTCTTCTTGAGTAATCTTGCTATTAGCGATATTATATTCGTTTCAGCCACTCTTCCAAAACTTCTCTCCATACTCCTAACACATGACCACCGAATGTCTTTCTCTGCCTGTGTGACTCAGGTGTACTTCTTCTCATTGTCAGGTTCTTGTGATATATTTCTACTCACCTCCATGTCCTTTGATCGTTATGTAGCAATCTGCAAACCATTTCAATATTCCTTACTCATGAGTAAAGATACATACATTTCATTGGCTCTGTCTACTTGGCTTATATCTGTTACTAATGCAACAATCAATGCGTTATCTGCATCTCTCTTATCCTTCTGTCTCACACAAAATGTTGACCATTTCTTTTGTGATCAGAAAGCACTGTATGCAATAACCTCTAGTGATGTTAAAGGCAGATACATACTTATGTTATGTCAGGATGTAGTGTTGGCATCTTTTCCTTTTTTGCTCATTATGACCTCCTACATGTTCATCATCTCCACCATACTGAAAATTCGTTCCTCAGAGGGACGATTGAAAGCTTATTCCAGTTGCACCTCCCACCTCACCACAGTAATATTATTCTATGGTCCAGTCATTATATTGTACGGCAAACCAGAATCTGAAGGTTCTAAGGAACTGGACAAGCTGTTGACCTTGCTTTATATGGCGGTGGTTCCAATGCTCAACCCATTTGTATACACTTTGAGGAACAAAGATATTTTGAATGCCATAAGGAATATGAAACGGAAGTGGAACCTGATTTTCATTAAATAA